The following proteins come from a genomic window of Acetomicrobium thermoterrenum DSM 13490:
- a CDS encoding (2Fe-2S)-binding protein, with amino-acid sequence MTEEEKERNVIVCRCEEITMGEIRDWIARGYDTFDELKYILRVGMGPCQGRGCREIILREIAKMKNVPISQVDPGTFRPPSKPVKLELLAEEVDK; translated from the coding sequence ATGACAGAAGAAGAAAAGGAAAGAAACGTAATCGTATGCAGATGTGAAGAGATAACCATGGGGGAAATACGGGACTGGATCGCAAGGGGGTACGACACCTTCGACGAGCTCAAATACATCCTGCGAGTAGGCATGGGTCCCTGTCAGGGTCGAGGATGCAGGGAGATCATCTTGAGGGAGATAGCCAAGATGAAAAATGTTCCGATAAGTCAGGTCGATCCGGGAACCTTTCGCCCGCCTTCCAAACCGGTTAAGCTTGAGCTTTTAGCCGAGGAGGTGGACAAATAA
- the radC gene encoding RadC family protein yields MSDEILPAKELLDFMVANAIYPMYSKKGKVYLRCSKKGLLTEERANDIVLQLNINTADECEKLRGKIKRMVAERKSTRPIKEWVKEERPREMLVQLGAENLPLGKLLAIILRTGKEGMSAEELARTLLNRFGSLRGIDSAPISDISKIDGIGLAKAVQIKAALELGKRFFKEKAETKKKLNKPDDVIGYVSEYYAPYLRDKQKEVFIVILLDIKNKPIGNVEISKGSVNATVVDPKEIVKAASLKSASSVILVHNHPSGETTPSSEDVELTSRISYACDLVGVNVLDHIIVGKNQGDFYSFAREGLIFN; encoded by the coding sequence ATGAGCGACGAGATTTTGCCGGCAAAAGAACTGCTTGACTTCATGGTGGCAAACGCCATTTATCCGATGTACAGCAAAAAAGGAAAGGTATATTTAAGATGTTCCAAAAAGGGGTTGCTTACCGAAGAAAGGGCGAATGACATAGTCCTGCAGTTAAATATCAATACAGCTGATGAATGCGAAAAGTTAAGGGGAAAAATTAAAAGAATGGTGGCAGAGCGGAAATCGACACGGCCGATCAAAGAATGGGTGAAAGAAGAAAGGCCAAGGGAGATGCTCGTGCAGCTTGGGGCAGAAAACCTACCCTTGGGCAAACTTTTGGCGATAATTTTAAGGACCGGGAAAGAGGGCATGAGCGCAGAAGAGCTCGCAAGGACTTTGCTCAACCGTTTTGGATCGCTTCGCGGTATAGATTCGGCGCCCATCTCAGATATTTCCAAAATTGATGGAATTGGCCTTGCCAAGGCCGTACAAATAAAGGCAGCCCTTGAGCTTGGTAAGAGATTTTTTAAGGAAAAGGCTGAGACGAAGAAAAAATTAAATAAACCTGACGATGTGATCGGCTATGTTTCCGAATATTATGCCCCCTATCTGAGGGATAAGCAAAAGGAAGTTTTTATCGTCATTCTTTTGGATATTAAAAATAAGCCCATTGGAAATGTTGAGATAAGCAAGGGCAGCGTAAATGCCACCGTGGTCGATCCAAAGGAAATCGTAAAGGCTGCGTCCTTAAAATCTGCATCTTCAGTCATACTGGTTCACAATCATCCTTCGGGCGAAACGACGCCATCGTCGGAAGATGTCGAGCTTACTAGCCGCATATCCTACGCCTGTGATCTTGTGGGCGTAAACGTGCTCGATCACATAATAGTAGGCAAAAATCAGGGTGATTTTTACAGCTTTGCTAGGGAAGGCCTGATATTTAATTAA
- the hypD gene encoding trans-4-hydroxy-L-proline dehydratase, with protein MSEVRVEREMAKRRAAIRPISKRIAKLREESVSAPVKISSERARLVTEFYKSGQADGKSEPVRRALAFKYLMERVSLPVEDGQLIVGLRGTGPQEVPTYPEICTHDLEDLEVLDTRENMPYRVDEDTKKIYEEEIIPFWKGRTTREIIFSNLPKEWIEAYEAGIWTEFMEQRAPGHSAGGEKIFEKGVLDVKEDIKRQMNALNPADPAYYDKMEELKAMDIAADAILIYAKRYAEKLRELAKLERDAKRKAELEKMAQICDHVPAHAPKTFWEALQHYWFVHVGIVYETNPWDSFNPGRLDQHLYPFYEREVADGTLTREQAKELLEAFWLKINNQPAVPKVRVTAEESFTYNDFTKINIGGLKEDGSDGVNEVSYLLLEVLDEMRTLQPNTAVQVSVKNPERFVTKALKVVGPGFGEPPFFNFDGVIVKMLRQGKSLEDARTAGVSGCVETGAFGKESYILTGYFNLPKILEITLNDGVDPRTGKKLGLSTGDPRNFKTFDELWDAFMKQVKYFMDIKMKGNDIIESIFAKHFPVPFMSLWLCDCVEKAKDYNCGGTRYNTQYLQVVGLGTISYSLTSIKYHIFDKRAVQMDELLDALKSDFAGKNEILRQTILNKTPKYGEDDDYADKIAKDLVDQVVSMIESYPSSPIRMASKRAYFLPTTAHVYFGKVTGATPDGRKAGFPVSEGISPVQGSDRKGIAAVFRSVSKCDWDKTGGALLNQRLSPDLLEGEENVRKLAQLIRTFFMMGGHHVQFNVVSTELLKEAQKRPKDFQDLMVRVAGYSDYFVNLPKGLQEEIIARTEYEQV; from the coding sequence ATGTCCGAAGTAAGAGTGGAAAGGGAAATGGCAAAAAGGAGGGCGGCAATAAGGCCTATAAGCAAGCGCATTGCGAAGCTTAGGGAAGAAAGCGTCAGCGCTCCTGTAAAGATATCAAGTGAACGGGCTAGGCTTGTGACCGAGTTTTACAAAAGCGGTCAAGCCGACGGCAAGTCCGAACCCGTTAGACGTGCCCTAGCCTTCAAATACTTGATGGAGCGAGTAAGCCTTCCCGTAGAAGACGGGCAGCTCATAGTAGGCCTTCGCGGTACCGGACCCCAGGAGGTGCCCACATACCCCGAGATATGTACCCACGACCTTGAGGATTTGGAAGTTTTAGACACAAGGGAAAACATGCCCTACAGGGTCGACGAGGATACCAAAAAGATATATGAAGAAGAGATTATTCCTTTCTGGAAGGGCAGGACGACTAGGGAAATTATCTTTAGCAACCTCCCCAAGGAATGGATCGAAGCTTACGAGGCCGGCATATGGACCGAGTTCATGGAGCAAAGAGCGCCAGGTCACAGTGCCGGCGGAGAAAAGATATTCGAGAAGGGCGTCTTGGACGTAAAGGAAGACATCAAAAGGCAGATGAACGCTCTAAACCCAGCCGATCCCGCATATTACGACAAGATGGAAGAGCTAAAGGCCATGGACATCGCAGCTGATGCCATACTGATTTACGCTAAAAGATATGCCGAAAAACTGCGAGAGTTAGCGAAATTAGAAAGAGACGCCAAAAGAAAGGCCGAGCTTGAAAAGATGGCCCAAATTTGCGATCACGTGCCTGCCCATGCGCCAAAGACCTTTTGGGAGGCCTTGCAGCATTATTGGTTCGTCCATGTGGGCATAGTGTACGAGACAAACCCCTGGGATTCCTTCAACCCCGGAAGGCTGGATCAGCACCTATATCCCTTTTATGAAAGGGAAGTTGCCGATGGAACGCTCACCAGGGAACAGGCAAAAGAGCTGCTCGAGGCATTCTGGTTGAAGATCAACAATCAGCCAGCAGTGCCAAAGGTGCGCGTCACGGCAGAGGAAAGCTTCACCTATAACGACTTCACGAAGATAAACATAGGAGGCCTTAAAGAGGACGGCTCCGACGGCGTCAACGAAGTTTCCTATTTGCTGCTTGAGGTATTAGATGAGATGAGGACCTTGCAGCCAAATACTGCGGTCCAGGTGAGCGTAAAAAACCCGGAACGTTTCGTCACCAAGGCATTGAAGGTAGTAGGCCCCGGCTTTGGCGAACCTCCATTTTTCAACTTCGACGGTGTCATCGTTAAGATGCTGAGGCAGGGCAAATCTTTGGAGGATGCCCGCACAGCAGGAGTAAGCGGATGCGTCGAGACTGGAGCCTTCGGAAAGGAATCGTACATTTTAACCGGATACTTCAACTTGCCCAAAATACTTGAGATCACCCTAAACGACGGCGTCGACCCCCGAACGGGCAAAAAGCTGGGCTTAAGCACTGGAGATCCCCGAAACTTTAAGACCTTTGACGAGCTATGGGATGCCTTCATGAAGCAGGTTAAGTATTTTATGGACATCAAGATGAAGGGAAATGACATCATAGAGTCCATATTTGCCAAGCACTTTCCCGTTCCCTTCATGTCGCTTTGGCTTTGCGATTGCGTGGAAAAGGCAAAGGACTACAATTGCGGCGGCACGCGCTACAACACACAGTACCTCCAGGTTGTAGGCCTTGGTACCATTTCCTACAGCTTGACATCTATCAAATATCACATCTTCGACAAAAGGGCTGTGCAGATGGACGAACTGCTCGATGCCTTGAAGTCCGACTTTGCCGGCAAAAACGAGATATTGCGGCAGACCATATTGAACAAAACTCCCAAATACGGCGAAGATGACGATTATGCCGACAAGATAGCCAAAGACCTCGTGGACCAAGTCGTCAGTATGATCGAAAGCTATCCTTCCTCGCCCATAAGGATGGCGTCGAAGAGGGCGTACTTTTTGCCTACCACTGCTCACGTCTATTTTGGTAAAGTCACAGGCGCTACCCCTGACGGCAGAAAGGCAGGCTTCCCTGTGTCGGAAGGCATATCGCCCGTCCAAGGAAGCGACAGGAAGGGTATTGCAGCCGTTTTCAGATCCGTCTCAAAATGCGATTGGGACAAGACAGGCGGTGCCTTACTGAACCAACGGCTTAGCCCCGATCTGCTCGAAGGTGAAGAGAACGTCAGAAAGCTGGCCCAGTTGATCAGGACCTTTTTCATGATGGGCGGCCATCACGTGCAGTTTAACGTCGTAAGCACCGAACTGCTCAAGGAAGCGCAAAAAAGGCCCAAGGACTTCCAGGACCTCATGGTGAGAGTCGCCGGCTACAGCGATTACTTCGTTAATTTGCCAAAGGGATTGCAGGAAGAGATAATAGCCAGGACCGAATACGAGCAGGTTTAA
- a CDS encoding glycyl-radical enzyme activating protein, whose protein sequence is MDDAKNSCLGLIFDVQRYSIHDGPGIRTTVFFKGCPLKCWWCHNPEGIDSGKELMYFEYKCMHCGTCTHVCPMGAIEFDGIPIIRRSMCIACGSCSAVCPSDALKLIGREYTVGELMKEIERDVLYFDNSGGGVTFSGGEPLYQHEFLLEVLKECKKIDIHRTLDTSGFAPQEVLASVMDYVDLFLYDLKLIDEKEHIKYTGVSNAQIKENLHFLVDHGRAKDVIIRFPVIPEISDTADNVETLAEFISSMKGLKEIDLLPFHDVSEKYNRLDKDYKMTVHKSPSRERLLAIKGRLEGIGLYVKI, encoded by the coding sequence ATGGATGATGCAAAGAACAGTTGCCTTGGATTGATATTCGACGTTCAAAGGTACTCCATACACGATGGACCTGGCATAAGGACGACAGTGTTCTTCAAGGGATGTCCTTTGAAGTGCTGGTGGTGTCATAATCCTGAGGGGATAGACTCTGGCAAGGAGTTGATGTATTTCGAGTATAAGTGCATGCACTGCGGCACCTGTACCCATGTATGCCCCATGGGAGCAATAGAATTCGATGGTATACCGATCATTAGAAGATCTATGTGCATCGCCTGTGGTAGCTGCTCCGCGGTCTGTCCCAGCGATGCATTGAAGCTCATAGGAAGGGAGTACACCGTGGGCGAGCTCATGAAGGAGATAGAAAGGGACGTCCTCTACTTCGATAATTCGGGCGGCGGAGTCACCTTTTCCGGTGGCGAGCCGTTGTATCAGCATGAGTTTTTGCTTGAGGTGTTGAAGGAATGCAAAAAAATAGACATCCATAGGACACTTGATACGTCTGGATTTGCACCGCAGGAAGTTTTGGCTTCGGTCATGGATTACGTGGACCTTTTTCTGTATGACCTTAAGCTGATCGACGAAAAGGAACATATCAAATACACGGGCGTATCGAACGCTCAGATCAAGGAAAACTTGCACTTTCTGGTAGATCATGGCAGGGCTAAAGATGTCATAATTCGCTTTCCAGTCATCCCTGAAATAAGTGACACAGCTGACAACGTAGAGACATTGGCGGAATTTATCTCATCCATGAAAGGCCTAAAGGAGATAGATCTTCTTCCCTTTCACGACGTAAGCGAGAAGTACAACAGGCTTGACAAGGACTACAAGATGACGGTCCACAAATCCCCTTCGCGGGAAAGGCTTCTTGCGATCAAGGGTAGACTTGAAGGCATAGGGTTGTACGTCAAGATTTAG
- a CDS encoding NAD(P)/FAD-dependent oxidoreductase, producing MHEEWKNTANVVVIGAGIQGCSIAYNLAKLGVKDVVVIDKQIPTAGSTGRCAAGIRAQWGTKMNCQLGLASLEILENLHEELGMDIGLHQGGYLMVAYKESEFEQLKKNVALQNSLGIASRLVTKEEAYEICPTLSAEDAVGFTYHHRDGHADPFLTTIAYHKAASEKGVRFYKFTECTGIKVKSGEVEGVVTTRGEIDAPIIVDAAGPYSQHIAAMAGINLPLYSERHEILVTEPVEFGVCPCMLMSFSGNYYIQQRPIGSIIAGCSPEGHPEDYSLGNTWNFLEHMSRVIVRLLPKLGGVRVVRQWSGMYNMSPDKQPVIGESKEVKGFYISAGFSGHGFMFGPISGKLLAELIVTGTSSIPIDVLNYDRFERGELIEEPAVV from the coding sequence ATGCACGAAGAATGGAAAAACACGGCAAATGTTGTAGTGATTGGCGCCGGTATTCAGGGGTGTTCCATAGCCTATAATTTGGCCAAGTTGGGCGTGAAAGACGTCGTAGTGATCGATAAACAAATCCCCACTGCAGGATCTACGGGAAGATGTGCAGCCGGCATCAGGGCTCAGTGGGGAACGAAGATGAACTGTCAGTTGGGATTGGCCTCCCTTGAGATATTAGAAAACCTCCATGAAGAACTTGGAATGGACATAGGCCTTCATCAGGGCGGCTACCTCATGGTTGCCTATAAAGAAAGCGAATTTGAGCAGTTGAAGAAAAATGTGGCTTTGCAAAACAGCTTAGGAATAGCCTCAAGACTGGTTACCAAAGAAGAGGCATACGAGATATGTCCGACCCTTTCGGCCGAAGATGCCGTCGGATTTACCTATCACCACAGAGACGGACATGCCGATCCCTTTCTTACGACCATAGCCTACCACAAGGCTGCAAGCGAGAAGGGAGTAAGGTTTTATAAGTTCACCGAATGTACGGGCATAAAGGTGAAGAGCGGTGAGGTTGAAGGCGTCGTTACGACAAGGGGAGAGATAGATGCCCCGATAATTGTGGATGCGGCTGGCCCTTACTCGCAGCATATCGCTGCCATGGCGGGGATAAACCTTCCCCTTTACTCCGAAAGACACGAGATATTGGTCACGGAGCCTGTCGAATTCGGGGTTTGTCCCTGCATGCTCATGAGTTTTTCGGGAAACTATTACATACAGCAGAGGCCAATAGGCTCGATAATCGCAGGATGTAGCCCCGAGGGGCATCCTGAGGATTACTCCCTCGGCAACACGTGGAACTTCCTGGAACATATGTCAAGGGTGATAGTAAGGTTGCTTCCCAAACTTGGAGGAGTAAGAGTCGTAAGGCAGTGGTCCGGCATGTACAATATGTCGCCTGATAAGCAACCCGTCATCGGCGAGTCTAAAGAAGTGAAGGGCTTTTACATCTCCGCGGGCTTTTCGGGGCATGGGTTCATGTTCGGTCCCATTTCAGGCAAGCTCCTTGCCGAGCTTATCGTCACGGGAACGAGCTCCATCCCGATCGATGTATTGAATTATGACCGTTTCGAAAGGGGCGAATTGATAGAGGAGCCCGCTGTAGTATAG
- a CDS encoding (2Fe-2S)-binding protein: protein MELIREHPVLEFRHGRLVKFTFEGRELEGFEGEPIAMALHANGIRVYRETPEMKRPRGFFCAIGKCSSCFMVVDGVPNVRTCITPLKEGMRIEVQRGKGKIKLNHEGDPK from the coding sequence TTGGAACTGATCAGGGAACACCCGGTACTGGAGTTTCGCCATGGCAGGTTGGTTAAGTTCACCTTCGAGGGGAGGGAACTGGAAGGTTTCGAAGGGGAACCTATAGCCATGGCCCTTCATGCCAACGGGATTAGGGTATACCGCGAGACGCCCGAAATGAAAAGGCCTCGCGGATTTTTTTGCGCCATAGGCAAGTGCTCTTCCTGCTTTATGGTCGTGGATGGAGTGCCTAACGTGCGAACCTGCATAACTCCGTTGAAAGAGGGAATGCGCATCGAAGTTCAGCGGGGGAAGGGCAAGATTAAGCTCAATCACGAAGGTGATCCGAAGTGA
- a CDS encoding dicarboxylate/amino acid:cation symporter — MTQEEKLGIPRSVCGFTLPLGSQINLDGEAYYQVLSIFFVANAMGIHFALAQQVLLAIVVTIGTTGTAGIAGSSPVMLLAAMNMLGINPEPAAAAAAAFALVLGIDVILDMGRTGINVTGDLVGTTIVSKSEGLIDWERWK, encoded by the coding sequence TTGACACAAGAGGAAAAGTTGGGAATACCCAGATCGGTGTGTGGCTTTACCCTGCCTTTGGGATCGCAGATAAATCTTGACGGGGAAGCTTACTACCAAGTGCTTTCCATATTTTTCGTGGCCAATGCGATGGGAATTCATTTTGCATTGGCGCAGCAAGTATTGCTTGCTATAGTAGTAACTATTGGTACAACAGGTACGGCGGGGATTGCAGGATCAAGCCCCGTAATGTTGTTGGCGGCGATGAATATGTTGGGAATTAATCCTGAACCAGCTGCAGCGGCTGCGGCTGCTTTTGCCTTGGTTCTTGGAATAGACGTAATTCTTGATATGGGTAGAACTGGTATAAACGTCACAGGCGACCTTGTTGGAACTACAATAGTCTCCAAAAGCGAAGGCCTGATCGATTGGGAAAGGTGGAAGTAG
- a CDS encoding SagB/ThcOx family dehydrogenase: protein MNKTKLIIMFVALICLGMGGFFMMIGAGYGSEPGKHANGKIKLPEPKYESDTSVEKALLERRSVRRYKDEPLTLGEVSQLLWAAQGITGQRWGFKTAPSAGALYPLELYVLVGNVDGIARGVYKYVPRGHELLKVIDEDLRDSLAVAALRQSCVRDGAIDLVFTAVYERTTGKYGDRGIRYVYMEVGHAAENVCLQAVSLGLGTVVVGAFRDEEVKKVLSLPKEESPLCIMPIGRI from the coding sequence ATGAATAAAACAAAGTTAATAATCATGTTTGTGGCATTAATATGCTTAGGAATGGGAGGGTTTTTCATGATGATAGGAGCAGGATACGGAAGTGAACCAGGGAAGCATGCCAATGGAAAAATAAAGCTACCTGAACCCAAATACGAGAGCGACACATCTGTTGAGAAAGCTTTGCTTGAACGAAGATCGGTTCGCAGATACAAAGATGAGCCGCTGACGCTTGGTGAGGTTTCGCAACTCCTTTGGGCTGCGCAGGGGATCACCGGTCAAAGATGGGGCTTTAAAACGGCACCTTCTGCAGGTGCACTTTATCCACTTGAATTGTACGTCTTGGTTGGCAATGTAGATGGCATCGCAAGAGGCGTATATAAGTATGTGCCCCGTGGGCATGAACTCTTAAAGGTCATAGATGAAGATTTACGAGACAGTTTGGCTGTCGCAGCTCTCAGGCAATCTTGCGTCAGGGATGGCGCCATTGACTTGGTATTTACCGCAGTTTATGAAAGAACGACGGGCAAATACGGCGATAGGGGCATCAGATATGTGTATATGGAAGTCGGGCACGCTGCTGAAAATGTTTGTCTGCAAGCTGTTTCTTTAGGCCTTGGCACAGTGGTCGTTGGAGCCTTTAGGGATGAGGAAGTAAAAAAAGTTTTAAGCCTTCCAAAGGAAGAAAGTCCGTTGTGTATAATGCCTATAGGAAGGATATAG
- a CDS encoding NAD(P)/FAD-dependent oxidoreductase, producing the protein MKNTEVLVIGGGPAGLSAAAEAASFGAKVMIVDSDLRLGGQLIKQTHKFFGSSFERAGTRGFVISDVLLEELKSYGNRVQAYTNCTALGYYKDDGVVSCMEGEENYFKVLPKKILVATGAQERLIPFPNNDLPGVYGAGAVQTLMNVYGVVPGKRILMVGAGNIGLIVSYQLLQAGVEVAAIVEAMPKIGGYWVHAAKVRRLGVPILLEHSIKEALGKDVVEGAIIQQISPGCGFIGEEIHVDCDVICMAVGLNPTCELLWQAGCEMKYIPQLCGHVAIRDRSMRTTNPNVWVAGDAAGIEEASSAMVEGRIAGLSMAHELGYVEDKEYREKSALYWERLNALRNGEASAKIREGIAQVLMESSGGMER; encoded by the coding sequence GTGAAAAATACAGAGGTTTTAGTGATAGGAGGAGGGCCTGCCGGGTTGTCTGCGGCGGCCGAGGCGGCATCCTTCGGTGCTAAGGTGATGATCGTAGATAGCGATCTAAGGCTTGGAGGCCAACTTATCAAACAGACGCACAAATTTTTCGGCTCTTCCTTTGAGCGTGCTGGAACGAGAGGTTTCGTCATATCCGACGTGCTTCTGGAAGAGTTGAAAAGCTACGGAAACAGAGTACAAGCATACACCAATTGCACGGCCCTGGGCTACTACAAGGACGACGGCGTGGTCAGCTGCATGGAGGGCGAGGAAAATTACTTTAAGGTTTTGCCCAAGAAGATCTTGGTGGCCACGGGAGCCCAAGAACGCCTGATTCCCTTCCCAAACAACGACCTCCCAGGCGTCTACGGAGCCGGAGCGGTACAAACGCTCATGAACGTCTACGGGGTTGTGCCCGGCAAGAGGATTTTGATGGTAGGTGCCGGCAACATAGGTCTTATCGTGAGTTACCAGTTGCTGCAAGCGGGCGTAGAAGTAGCGGCCATAGTTGAAGCGATGCCAAAGATAGGTGGATACTGGGTGCACGCGGCCAAGGTCAGAAGGCTTGGCGTTCCCATCCTACTGGAGCACTCCATCAAAGAGGCCTTGGGTAAAGACGTAGTAGAAGGTGCCATAATACAGCAGATAAGTCCAGGCTGTGGCTTTATAGGGGAGGAGATCCACGTCGATTGTGACGTCATATGCATGGCTGTCGGTTTGAATCCCACGTGTGAGCTTTTATGGCAAGCGGGATGTGAGATGAAATACATACCTCAGCTTTGCGGACACGTCGCAATTCGCGACAGATCGATGCGCACGACCAACCCGAACGTATGGGTAGCCGGCGACGCCGCAGGCATAGAGGAAGCCTCGAGTGCCATGGTGGAAGGGCGTATTGCGGGATTGAGCATGGCTCACGAACTGGGTTATGTTGAGGATAAAGAGTATCGCGAGAAGTCCGCTCTCTATTGGGAAAGGCTTAACGCTTTGAGAAACGGAGAAGCCAGCGCCAAGATAAGAGAGGGCATAGCGCAGGTTCTGATGGAAAGCTCTGGAGGTATGGAAAGATGA
- a CDS encoding NADH-quinone oxidoreductase subunit I, which produces MSKSEGLYNSGVLPPEMYEQHEPPKKLWESKKNGLVIVECPQRIPCNPCHTGCPTGAIKEFADINDTPQIDYEKCTGCAMCVAKCPGLACFVADLTYGGDEEALLKLPYEMLPLPNEGEEVECLNREGKVVSKGKVLRVVEPWKDKTKVVHVAVPKSLVMEIRAIRVVRSR; this is translated from the coding sequence ATGAGCAAAAGCGAAGGTCTTTATAACAGCGGGGTATTGCCCCCTGAGATGTACGAGCAGCATGAACCGCCTAAAAAACTTTGGGAGAGCAAAAAAAACGGTTTGGTCATCGTCGAATGTCCCCAGAGGATTCCCTGCAACCCCTGCCATACGGGATGTCCCACCGGTGCGATAAAGGAATTTGCCGACATAAATGATACCCCGCAGATTGACTACGAAAAGTGCACAGGATGCGCTATGTGCGTTGCTAAATGTCCCGGACTTGCCTGTTTCGTCGCAGATTTGACTTACGGAGGCGACGAAGAGGCCCTTCTTAAGCTGCCCTATGAGATGTTGCCGTTGCCTAATGAAGGGGAAGAAGTCGAATGTCTAAACCGCGAGGGCAAGGTCGTTTCTAAGGGAAAAGTGTTGAGGGTCGTGGAGCCCTGGAAGGATAAGACCAAGGTCGTACATGTGGCGGTGCCCAAATCCCTTGTGATGGAGATAAGGGCCATAAGGGTGGTGAGGAGCAGATGA
- the corA gene encoding magnesium/cobalt transporter CorA, translating to MKRSKKEIGKKVGVPPGTLIYTGDKREEFEITAIDYNASGYRKIKVKDIDECASFKDPSTVTWIDVVGLHRVDAVEKIGKIYNLHPLVLEDILNIHQRSKIEYFEDYIFIVLKMLTYDDKSHEIEIEQVSMVLGDSFVFTFRERKLDIFDPIRERIENDKGAIRKRGADYLLHALIDIIVDHYYIILEKLGEEIEGLENEVITNPSQDTVQAIHKFKSNLINMRRSAWPLREVLSQLSKGDSHLITEALIYFRDVYDHTIQAIDTVEMFRDMASSLLDIYLSNISNKTNEIMKVLTILATIFIPLTLIAGIYGMNFKYMPELEWRYGYPMVLIVILVIGIGMVVYFKRKKWM from the coding sequence GTGAAAAGATCCAAAAAGGAGATCGGTAAAAAGGTCGGAGTTCCACCTGGAACGCTCATATATACTGGCGACAAAAGGGAAGAGTTCGAAATAACTGCAATAGACTACAATGCCAGCGGATACAGAAAAATAAAGGTCAAGGATATAGACGAGTGTGCATCATTTAAAGATCCTTCTACCGTCACATGGATAGATGTTGTGGGGCTGCACAGGGTAGATGCTGTAGAAAAGATCGGCAAAATCTACAACCTGCATCCCCTTGTGTTAGAGGATATCCTAAATATTCATCAGCGATCCAAAATAGAGTACTTCGAAGATTACATCTTCATTGTCCTCAAAATGTTGACCTACGACGACAAATCGCACGAGATCGAAATCGAGCAGGTCAGCATGGTGTTGGGAGACAGCTTTGTCTTTACCTTTCGGGAAAGAAAACTTGACATCTTTGACCCTATACGCGAAAGGATAGAAAACGACAAGGGAGCGATCAGAAAGAGGGGCGCCGATTATCTCCTCCATGCCTTAATCGATATCATTGTCGATCACTACTATATAATCCTCGAAAAGCTGGGAGAAGAGATTGAAGGCCTGGAAAACGAAGTGATCACAAACCCCTCCCAAGATACCGTACAGGCAATACACAAGTTTAAAAGTAATTTAATTAACATGAGAAGGTCTGCATGGCCCTTGAGGGAGGTGTTAAGCCAGCTGTCGAAGGGAGATTCACATTTAATCACTGAAGCACTCATATACTTTAGAGATGTATACGACCATACCATTCAGGCAATAGACACCGTTGAAATGTTTCGGGATATGGCAAGCAGTTTGCTTGACATATATCTTTCGAACATAAGCAATAAAACTAACGAGATCATGAAGGTTTTGACCATATTAGCCACGATATTCATCCCTTTGACCCTGATTGCGGGCATTTACGGCATGAACTTCAAATACATGCCGGAGCTGGAATGGAGATACGGTTATCCCATGGTGCTAATCGTGATATTGGTCATCGGCATAGGGATGGTGGTGTATTTTAAAAGAAAAAAGTGGATGTAA